In the Micromonospora narathiwatensis genome, one interval contains:
- a CDS encoding PadR family transcriptional regulator: MGFHRRLHEMHDRRMRGFGFPPVPPGPPPFPPGPHGHGHGRGGRGRGRGRRPNVRGAVLALLTERPMHGYEMIQEIDSRTGGAWRPSPGSVYPTLQLLEDEGVIAAAADSDGGRKRFALTEQGRDEAAAAAQNPPWAEFAETTVNSWHDIRDAGQQAMHALRQVMMTGTDDQRERAAQVLDETRRKLYAILAESE; encoded by the coding sequence ATGGGTTTCCATCGACGACTGCACGAGATGCACGACCGGCGGATGCGAGGCTTCGGCTTTCCGCCCGTACCGCCCGGCCCGCCGCCGTTCCCGCCCGGCCCGCACGGCCACGGGCACGGCCGGGGTGGGCGGGGCCGCGGGCGCGGACGCCGACCCAACGTGCGCGGCGCGGTGCTGGCCCTGCTCACCGAGCGGCCGATGCACGGCTACGAGATGATCCAGGAGATCGACTCCCGGACCGGCGGGGCCTGGCGGCCCAGCCCCGGATCGGTCTACCCGACCCTGCAACTGCTGGAGGACGAGGGCGTCATCGCCGCCGCCGCGGACTCCGACGGCGGACGGAAGCGGTTCGCCCTCACCGAGCAGGGGCGCGACGAAGCGGCCGCGGCGGCGCAGAACCCGCCGTGGGCGGAGTTCGCCGAGACCACCGTGAACAGCTGGCACGACATCCGCGACGCCGGGCAGCAGGCCATGCACGCCCTGCGCCAGGTCATGATGACCGGCACCGACGACCAGCGGGAACGCGCCGCCCAGGTGCTCGACGAGACCCGGCGCAAGCTGTACGCGATCCTCGCCGAATCCGAGTGA
- a CDS encoding winged helix-turn-helix transcriptional regulator yields MGASYHQFCPVAKAMELLDERWTLLVVRELVSGSERFNELRRGLPRMSPTLLSRRLHQLVRAGVVERHVDGADVRYVPTQAGRELRPVLEALGAWGVRWIGELGDADLDPKLLLWDMHRHVNHNAVPAGRTVVQFRFRDVPADLRDWWLVIHTGEADVCDVDPGHGVSVTVHADLRALVSVWLGDLSWPNALRGGAVEVAGPEALRRALPRWFTLSEFAAVPRPTAPA; encoded by the coding sequence ATGGGGGCCTCCTACCACCAGTTCTGCCCCGTCGCGAAGGCCATGGAACTGCTCGACGAGCGCTGGACGCTGCTGGTCGTCCGGGAGCTGGTGAGCGGCTCCGAGCGCTTCAACGAGCTGCGCCGGGGTCTGCCGCGGATGTCGCCCACCCTGCTGTCCCGGCGGCTGCACCAGCTCGTCCGGGCCGGCGTCGTGGAGCGGCACGTCGACGGTGCCGACGTACGGTACGTCCCGACCCAGGCCGGCCGGGAACTGCGGCCGGTGCTTGAGGCGCTCGGCGCGTGGGGCGTCCGCTGGATCGGCGAGCTGGGTGACGCGGACCTGGATCCGAAGCTGCTGCTGTGGGACATGCACCGGCACGTGAACCACAACGCCGTCCCGGCCGGCCGGACGGTGGTCCAGTTCCGCTTCCGCGACGTGCCGGCGGACCTGCGCGACTGGTGGCTCGTCATCCACACCGGCGAGGCCGACGTCTGCGACGTGGACCCGGGCCACGGCGTCTCGGTGACCGTCCACGCCGACCTGCGCGCCCTGGTAAGCGTGTGGCTGGGCGACCTGAGCTGGCCGAACGCACTGCGCGGCGGCGCGGTGGAGGTGGCCGGCCCGGAGGCGCTGCGCCGGGCGCTGCCCCGATGGTTCACCCTCTCCGAGTTCGCCGCCGTACCGAGGCCGACGGCGCCGGCCTGA
- a CDS encoding class I SAM-dependent methyltransferase has translation MIESMERDRAVKAGHRQMWALGSYAVVAAEVIPELGATLVRAAGAGPGDRVLDVAAGTGNAAIPAALAGASVVASDLTPELLETGRALAAERGARLDWQQADAEALPYADGEFDRVLSCVGVMFAPRHQAAADELVRVCRPGGTIGLINWTPEGFIGQMFATMKPYAPPPPPGAQPPPLWGSEDHVRALLGDRVTDVVTRRQAVMVDRFANPEEFRDFFKAHYGPTIAVYRAIAGEPERVAALDQDLADLARRHSEAGRMRWEYLLVTARRAA, from the coding sequence ATGATCGAATCAATGGAGCGGGATCGGGCGGTGAAGGCCGGACACCGGCAGATGTGGGCGCTCGGCAGTTACGCGGTGGTCGCCGCGGAGGTCATCCCCGAGCTGGGGGCGACCCTGGTCCGAGCGGCCGGCGCCGGCCCCGGCGACCGGGTGCTGGACGTGGCCGCCGGCACCGGCAACGCGGCCATCCCGGCGGCCCTGGCCGGGGCCAGCGTGGTGGCCAGCGACCTGACCCCGGAGCTGCTGGAGACCGGGCGGGCGCTCGCCGCGGAGCGCGGCGCCCGGCTGGACTGGCAGCAGGCCGACGCCGAGGCGCTTCCGTACGCCGACGGCGAGTTCGACCGGGTCCTGTCCTGCGTGGGCGTGATGTTCGCGCCCCGGCACCAGGCCGCTGCCGACGAGCTGGTCCGGGTCTGCCGGCCGGGGGGCACGATCGGTCTGATCAACTGGACGCCCGAGGGGTTCATCGGGCAGATGTTCGCCACGATGAAGCCGTACGCCCCACCGCCACCGCCGGGCGCGCAGCCCCCGCCACTGTGGGGGAGTGAGGACCATGTCCGTGCGCTGCTCGGGGATCGGGTCACCGATGTCGTCACCCGCCGTCAGGCGGTCATGGTGGACCGGTTCGCCAACCCGGAGGAGTTCCGCGACTTCTTCAAGGCCCACTACGGACCGACGATCGCGGTGTACCGGGCGATCGCCGGTGAACCCGAGCGGGTCGCCGCCCTGGATCAGGACCTCGCCGACCTGGCGCGGCGGCACAGCGAGGCCGGGAGGATGCGCTGGGAGTATCTGCTCGTCACCGCGCGTCGGGCCGCCTGA
- the ispG gene encoding flavodoxin-dependent (E)-4-hydroxy-3-methylbut-2-enyl-diphosphate synthase, with product MTAVSLGMPPVPPPPLAARRASRQIMVGSVPVGGGAPVSVQSMTTTLTADVNATLQQIAELTASGCQIVRVAVPSQDDVEALPAIAKKSQIPVIADIHFQPKYVFAAIDAGCAAVRVNPGNIRQFDDKVKEIAKAAGDAGVPIRIGVNAGSLDKRLLAKYGKATAEALVESALWECSLFEEHGFRDIKISVKHNDPVVMIRAYRQLAEKCDYPLHLGVTEAGPAFQGTIKSAVAFGALLAEGIGDTIRVSLSAPPVEEIKVGAAILESLGLRERGLEIVSCPSCGRAQVDVYKLAEEVTAGLEGLPVPLRVAVMGCVVNGPGEAREADLGVASGNGKGQIFVKGQVIKTVPEGQIVETLIEEALRLAAEMGAEIPEDLRDLVPGATVTVH from the coding sequence GTGACCGCTGTCAGTCTCGGGATGCCTCCCGTACCGCCGCCGCCGCTCGCCGCGCGCCGGGCCAGCCGCCAGATCATGGTCGGCTCGGTGCCGGTGGGCGGGGGCGCGCCGGTTTCGGTGCAGTCGATGACCACCACCCTGACCGCCGACGTCAACGCGACGCTCCAGCAGATCGCCGAGCTGACCGCGTCCGGTTGCCAGATCGTCCGGGTCGCCGTGCCGTCTCAGGACGACGTGGAGGCGCTGCCGGCGATCGCGAAGAAGTCGCAGATCCCGGTGATCGCCGACATCCACTTCCAACCGAAGTACGTCTTCGCCGCGATCGACGCCGGCTGCGCGGCGGTCCGGGTGAACCCGGGCAACATCCGGCAGTTCGACGACAAGGTCAAGGAGATCGCCAAGGCAGCCGGTGACGCCGGTGTGCCGATCCGGATCGGCGTCAACGCCGGCTCGCTGGACAAGCGGCTCCTGGCCAAGTACGGCAAGGCCACCGCCGAGGCGCTGGTCGAGTCGGCGCTCTGGGAGTGCTCGCTGTTCGAGGAGCACGGCTTCCGGGACATCAAGATCTCGGTCAAGCACAACGACCCGGTGGTGATGATCCGGGCCTACCGGCAGCTCGCCGAGAAGTGCGACTACCCGCTGCACCTGGGCGTGACCGAGGCCGGCCCGGCCTTCCAGGGCACCATCAAGTCGGCGGTCGCGTTCGGCGCGCTGCTGGCCGAGGGCATCGGCGACACCATCCGGGTCTCGCTCTCCGCCCCGCCGGTCGAGGAGATCAAGGTGGGCGCCGCGATCCTGGAGTCGTTGGGCCTGCGCGAGCGGGGTCTGGAGATCGTCTCCTGCCCGTCCTGCGGTCGGGCCCAGGTCGACGTCTACAAGCTGGCCGAGGAGGTCACCGCCGGCCTGGAGGGGCTGCCGGTGCCGCTGCGCGTGGCCGTCATGGGCTGCGTGGTCAACGGCCCGGGCGAGGCCCGCGAGGCCGACCTGGGGGTGGCCTCCGGCAACGGCAAGGGCCAGATCTTCGTCAAGGGCCAGGTCATCAAGACCGTGCCTGAGGGGCAGATCGTGGAGACGCTGATCGAGGAGGCGCTCCGGCTCGCCGCCGAGATGGGCGCGGAGATCCCCGAGGATCTGCGCGACCTGGTCCCCGGCGCCACGGTCACCGTGCACTGA